The genomic region TCCACGACGGGACTCTACAGCGGGCAGATCGACACGCAGATGTCGAGGATGAATTTCTTCTCCGGATGGGTCTCGTGGTCGTTCAGGTAGACCTCGTAGCACATCCGATCGTCGGGCTGGTAGCCGCTCGTGGAGATCCACTCCATGAGCGCGCTCCATGCCGCCCCGAACTGGTCCCCAGCGATCTCCACGTGGGCCACCGCGAACAGCCCGCCGGGGATCGTCATCCTCTTCACGGGGTCTTCCACGGCCGTGTTCTCAGGCACAGTGATGCAGACGCTCGACGTGAGGTTGGCCTCCTCGACCACGTCCGGATCGTTGTGGTACACGGCGATGACCTTCGTCTCCGGGAACCGGAGGAGCCCGCGGGGCCCGGCCCAGTGCAACAGTCTCTCGAACGCGCTCCCGATCCTGTTGTACGGCCCCACATGGCGGATACAAGCCACATGGAGCTCCGGAAGCTCCTTCACTTCCACCGTCATCTCGACCTCGCGACCGCTTGGGTTGGTCATGGCGCCAGTGTACGCGAGGCGGAGGGCGGAGGAACGCCCCCCTCCCACCCTCTCCCCCAGGGGTGGGAGAAGAGAGGGAGCGCCCATGACGAAGGAACATCGTAGGGGAGAGCGCCTCCATGCCATCGGTGACAGCGACTCTCACCCAACGTGCGAGGGGGTGTCGCGCGCCGGGCCTCCCTTCCCTCCATCTCCCGTCCCTGCTATACTGCCGACGCGAATCAAGGCTGCCGGCCTCTCCAAGGGGGCTTCGAGGTTGACAGCTCTAGAGAAGGGCTTGGCTCGTCGTGCTTGGGACGGCAGAGCGCCCGGGAGGAGAGGATGGGCGGGAAGAGGATAGCGGCAGCGGTACTTGTGGCGGTCGGGGCAGGGCTCCTCACGGGGTGCTGCCTCTTCAGCGGAGCCCCCACGGTCTCGATCATGGGACCTTCGACCGCGACGGTGGGCACGGCAGTGACGTTCACGGCCACAGCAACCGGCGGGAGCTCCCCCTACACGTACACGTGGAGCGTTGGTGGCTCAGGATCCACCGTCAACTACACGTTCACCTCGGCCGGGACGCAGACGATCGGGGTCACGGTCACGGATAACTGCGGGAAGCAGGCGAGCGCCATGTGGCCCGTCACCGTCTCCGAGGGCTCCGGTGGCGGGGGCAACCTCACCGGGATGTGGAACGGGACACTGTATCTCCAAGGCGCACCGTACCAGTTCGCGCTGCAGCTTGCGCATCAGGGACAAAGCGTCGTCGGCACGGCGTTCATAGCTGGGCTGAGTTCTCCCGGGAGCGGATCGTACACCGCCGGCCAGTTCATGTTCCAGTTCGAGCTCCCGGGCTCTCAGGACATGCTCACCCTAACCGGTACGTACAACCCCTACGCGAACCAGTTGAGCGGCAGAGTGACCGTGGCCGGAGGGATCGAGGTCGGTAGTTGGACGGTCATGCGATAGGGAACCGGACAGGTCACGCCGCATCGCAGTAGAAAGTGTGTCGCGCCGCGGGCCGTCGTTCCTTGCGGCCCCTCTTGCTTTCGGTAAGCTACTCTCACCGGCCGGCGTAGCTCAGCAGGCAGAGCAGCCGCTTCGTAAGCGGCGGGTCGGGGGTTCGATTCCTCCCGCCGGCTCAGGAAGGCAGTCTCAAGTCCGCGGGCGAAGGCTTGAGGCTCCGGACTTGGACTGTACCTCCGGGGTGAGAGCGATGGAGAAGGGCACGTATCGGGTGAAGACGGGGTTCGCGGAGATGTTCAAGGGCGGGGTGATCATGGACGTCACCACCGCTGACCAGGCGCGGATCGCCGAGGAAGCCGGGGCCGTAGCGGTGATGGCCCTGGAGCGGGTCCCGGCGGACATCCGCGCCCAGGGCGGCGTGGCCCGGATGGCGGATCCGCAGAAGATCAAGGAGATCCAGGCCGCGGTCTCGATCCCGGTCATGGCCAAGGCGAGGATCGGCCACATCGCCGAGGCGCGGATCCTGGAGGCCCTCGGGGTGGACTTCGTTGACGAAAGCGAGGTCCTCACCCCGGCCGATCCGTTCCACCACATCGACAAGTGGCAGTTCAAGGTCCCGTTCGTGTGCGGATGCCGGGACCTCGGCGAGGCGGCGCGGCGGATCGCGGAGGGGGCGGCGATGATCCGCACGAAGGGCGAGGCCGGAACGGGGAACGTGATCGAGGCCGTCCGCCACATGCGCCTCCTCAACGACCAAATCCGACGGATGGCCGGGATGAGCCGGGCCGAGCTCGTCTCCTACGGGAAGGAGCTCGGTGCCCCAGCGGAGATCCTCGAGCTCATCCAGGAGCACGGACGCCTCCCGGTGGTCAACTTCGCCGCGGGGGGGATCGCCACCCCGGCCGATGCGGCCCTGATGAGGCTGCTCGGCTGCGACGGGGTATTCGTGGGGTCGGGGATCTTCAAGAGCGCCGACCCGGAGAAGAGGGCGAAGGCGATCGTCCTCGCCTGCACGAACTACGACGACCCCCAGGTCCTGGCGCAGGTCTCGATGGGCCTCGGGGAGGCGATGCCCGGGATCACGATCGAGGCGATCCCCAGCGCGGAGCTGATGCAACACCGATGACGGTCGGGGTCGTCGCGGTCCAGGGGGATGTGCGCGAGCACCTGCGGACCCTGGCCCGCCTCGGGGTGGAGGGGTGCCCCGTGCTTCGGCCGGAGCAGTTGGCAAGGCTCGCGGGGATCATCCTTCCCGGGGGCGAGTCGACCGCGATGTGGCGGCTCATGACGCGGACTGGACTAGCAGCCCCGCTCCGGGAGGCGCTCGCGAGGGGGCTCCCCGCGTTCGGGACCTGCGCGGGGATGATCCTCCTCGCCCGCCGGATCACGAACTGGGGGGAGACGTTCCTCGGGGTCCTCGACGTCGCGGTGGAGCGGAACGCCACCGGCCGCCAGGTGGACTCGTTCGAGGCCCGCGTCTCCGCGGACGGGCTCGGGGAGATCCCGGCCGTGTTCATCCGCGCGCCCCTCGTGCGGCAGATGGGCCCGACCGTCGAGGCGCTAGGCTGGCTGGGCGATGTCCCGGTCCTGGTGCGGGAAGGCCGCCTCCTCGCCGCGAGCTTCCACCCCGAGCTCACCGACGACGCGCAGGTGCACGACTTGTTCATCCAGATGTGCCGAAAGGAGAGACCATGGCAGCACGTGTAGCGATCAACGGATTCGGACGAATCGGACGGATTGCCCTCCGCATCATCGCCACGGGCGGATGGCCGGTAGAGGTGGTGGCGATCAACGACCCGTTCCTCCCGGCCGAGACGGCAGCCCACCTCCTCCGCTACGACACGGTATACCGGCGGCCCCCGTTCCCGATCCACGTCGAGGGCGAAGCGCTCATCGTGGATGGACGGAAGATCCCGTTCCTCGCGGAGAAGGAACCGGGGAACCTCCCGTGGGCGAAGCACAAGGTGGACGTGGTCATCGAGTCGAGCGGGGTGTTCACCGATCCCGACAAGGCGGAGGCGCACCTCAAGGCGGGCGCGAAGCGGATCGTCCTCTCCGCCCCCCCCAGCGGGCCGCGCAAGGGCGAGGTGCTGCAGATCCTGTGGCGGGTGAACGAGGGTCAGTTCGCGGAGCGGGGGAAGCCAGCGATCGTGTCCGCTGCCTCCTGCACCACGAACTCGCTCGGGCCGGTGGTGAAGGTCCTCCACGAGGCGTTCGGGATCGAATACGGGTTCCTGACCACCGTCCACGGCTACACCGCAGATCAGCGCCTCGTGGACGCGCCCCACAAGGACCTTGCGCGGGCGCGGGCCGCGGCGGCGAACATCATCCCCACCTCCACCGGGGCGGCGCGGTCCATCCCCGCCATCTTCCCCGATCTCGCGGGCAAGCTCGACGGGATCGCGATGCGCGTCCCCGTCCCCGCGGGCTCGGTGTCGGACTTCGTGGCGAAGTTGCGGAAGCCCCTGCCGGGGAAGAGCGCCAAGGAGGCGGCGGCGCTCGTGAACAAGGCGTTCCACGCCGCAGCGCAGACGCCCCTCGGGGAGGCGATGGCCGTTGAGGACGACCCGATCGTGTCGAGCGATGTCATCGGCCGGAACCATTCGTCGGTCGTGGCCACGAGCTACACGATGGTCCTCTCCGACCGGCTGGATGTGGTGAAGGTCCTTGCGTTCTACGACAACGAGTGGGGTTATGCGGCACGTCTCATCGATGTGGCGAGGTTCGTCGCCTCCTAGAACGGCGCGGGCCGCGGCGGGGGCGGTGGGGCTCCTATTCCGGCCGGTCTGTTTCGTGTGCGAGGAGCCGGTACCGGATCTCGCCCCGCTCTGTAAGGCGTGTACGGATGCACTCCCTCGCTGGGAGGGGGCGATCTGCCTCGTGTGCGGGATGGGGATCGAAGAGGGGTTGGACCTGTGCCGGGCGTGTGCCGTCGCGGGGCGGAGCTACGCCTGGGCCCGCACGATTGGGCCCTACGAGGGGACGTTGCGAAGAGCGGTCCAAGCCCTGAAGTACGAGGGGGAACGCGCCCTCGCCCGACCCCTCGGGCGGCTCCTCGCGGCCGCGCTGGACGACGTCCCTTCCGCAGAGCTGACCACCGTCACCTGCGTGCCGCCGGACCCGCGCCGCCTGCGAGAACGGGGGTACCACCCCGCCGAGCTCCTGGCACGGGAGGTGGCAGCGACGTTGGGGATACGGTTCCGCCCCCTCCTCGCGAAGCGACGTCCGACCCCACCCCAGGTGGGGCGCCCCCGTGCCGAACGGGAGAAGGCGATGACCGGCCTCTTCTCCGCCCGCGTCCGCGGCGAGGGGGAAGCCGTCCTCGTGGTGGACGACGTGATCACGACCGGCGCTACCGCCTCCGAGGCAGCGCGGGCCCTCGGGGAAGCCGGGTTCGGGGAAGTCGGCGTCCTGGCCTGTGCCCAGGCCGTGCCCGGGAGGGAGGGATACTAGTGGAGTTCAAACGACTCGTGGTGGGACCACTGCGCACGAACGCGTACGTCCTGGTGGCGGACGGCGAGGCCGCGGTCGTGGATCCGGGCGACGCTGCGCCGGACCTCGCTGCAGCGTGGGACGGCCATGCGGTGCGGTACATCCTCCTCACCCATGGGCACTTCGACCACGCCGACGGGGCCGAGGCGATCCGCGCCCGCACCGGCGCCCCCATCCTCTACCACCCCGACGAGGTGGGCTCGTTTTGGCTAACGGGCCGTCAGCCTCCTCCCCTCGCGCGTCCCCTGGCCGAGGGCGACCGCCTCCCCCTCGGGGACGAGGAGCTCGTCGTGTGGCACCTCCCCGGCCACTCCCCGGGATCGGTCGCCTACCTGTGGGAGAAGGGGAAGGTGGCGATCGTGGGCGACGTCCTGTTCGCCCGGTCGGTGGGACGGTCCGACCTGCCCGGCGGCTCGTGGGAGGCGCTGTCGAAGTCGCTCCGCCGGCTGCTCAGCCTGGACGACACGTGGCAGGTCCTGCCCGGCCACGGCCTGACCACCACCATCGGCCGGGAGCGGGAGCGGAACCCCTACCTGGAGGGCCTTGGCGATGCCGAGCGTTGACGTCGAGGAGGTGAAGTCGCGGGTCAACATCGTCGAGCTCATCGGGCGGTACATCACCCTCAAACCCTCCGGCCAGAGGTTCAAGGGCCGCTGCCCGTTCCACCCCGACGACACCCCCTCCCTCCTCGTCTCCCCGGATAAGGGGCTCTGGCACTGCTTCGGCTGCCACGCCGGTGGCGACGCGATCGGGTTCCTGATGAAGATCGAACGGCTATCGTTTCCCGAGGCCCTGTCCCGCCTGGCCCGCGAGCTGGGGATCGAGATCCGCACCGCGGGAGGAGAGGGCAGGGCGAAGCTCCTCCAGGCAAACGAGCAGGCAGTCCAGTACTTCGCCCGCGAGCTACGGAGGCCCTCGGGGAAGAAGGCCCGCGACTACCTCCTCGGCCGGGGGCTGGAGGAAAAGGTGTGGGAGCGGTACAAGCTCGGCTACGCCCCGGAGGGCTGGGATGGGCTCCTCCGCACCCTCGGTCAGGTGGGGGTGGATACGCTCCGCGATTTAGGGCTGGTTGTGGCCGGCGAGAGGGGCTACTACGACCGGTTCCGGGACCGGGTCATGTTCACGATCGGCGATGATCAGGGCCGCCCCGTG from Candidatus Bipolaricaulis anaerobius harbors:
- a CDS encoding MBL fold metallo-hydrolase codes for the protein MEFKRLVVGPLRTNAYVLVADGEAAVVDPGDAAPDLAAAWDGHAVRYILLTHGHFDHADGAEAIRARTGAPILYHPDEVGSFWLTGRQPPPLARPLAEGDRLPLGDEELVVWHLPGHSPGSVAYLWEKGKVAIVGDVLFARSVGRSDLPGGSWEALSKSLRRLLSLDDTWQVLPGHGLTTTIGRERERNPYLEGLGDAER
- a CDS encoding AraC family transcriptional regulator, whose translation is MTNPSGREVEMTVEVKELPELHVACIRHVGPYNRIGSAFERLLHWAGPRGLLRFPETKVIAVYHNDPDVVEEANLTSSVCITVPENTAVEDPVKRMTIPGGLFAVAHVEIAGDQFGAAWSALMEWISTSGYQPDDRMCYEVYLNDHETHPEKKFILDICVSICPL
- a CDS encoding ComF family protein, which translates into the protein MRHVSSMWRGSSPPRTARAAAGAVGLLFRPVCFVCEEPVPDLAPLCKACTDALPRWEGAICLVCGMGIEEGLDLCRACAVAGRSYAWARTIGPYEGTLRRAVQALKYEGERALARPLGRLLAAALDDVPSAELTTVTCVPPDPRRLRERGYHPAELLAREVAATLGIRFRPLLAKRRPTPPQVGRPRAEREKAMTGLFSARVRGEGEAVLVVDDVITTGATASEAARALGEAGFGEVGVLACAQAVPGREGY
- a CDS encoding PKD domain-containing protein, encoding MGGKRIAAAVLVAVGAGLLTGCCLFSGAPTVSIMGPSTATVGTAVTFTATATGGSSPYTYTWSVGGSGSTVNYTFTSAGTQTIGVTVTDNCGKQASAMWPVTVSEGSGGGGNLTGMWNGTLYLQGAPYQFALQLAHQGQSVVGTAFIAGLSSPGSGSYTAGQFMFQFELPGSQDMLTLTGTYNPYANQLSGRVTVAGGIEVGSWTVMR
- the pdxT gene encoding pyridoxal 5'-phosphate synthase glutaminase subunit PdxT — encoded protein: MTVGVVAVQGDVREHLRTLARLGVEGCPVLRPEQLARLAGIILPGGESTAMWRLMTRTGLAAPLREALARGLPAFGTCAGMILLARRITNWGETFLGVLDVAVERNATGRQVDSFEARVSADGLGEIPAVFIRAPLVRQMGPTVEALGWLGDVPVLVREGRLLAASFHPELTDDAQVHDLFIQMCRKERPWQHV
- a CDS encoding type I glyceraldehyde-3-phosphate dehydrogenase, with the protein product MAARVAINGFGRIGRIALRIIATGGWPVEVVAINDPFLPAETAAHLLRYDTVYRRPPFPIHVEGEALIVDGRKIPFLAEKEPGNLPWAKHKVDVVIESSGVFTDPDKAEAHLKAGAKRIVLSAPPSGPRKGEVLQILWRVNEGQFAERGKPAIVSAASCTTNSLGPVVKVLHEAFGIEYGFLTTVHGYTADQRLVDAPHKDLARARAAAANIIPTSTGAARSIPAIFPDLAGKLDGIAMRVPVPAGSVSDFVAKLRKPLPGKSAKEAAALVNKAFHAAAQTPLGEAMAVEDDPIVSSDVIGRNHSSVVATSYTMVLSDRLDVVKVLAFYDNEWGYAARLIDVARFVAS
- the pdxS gene encoding pyridoxal 5'-phosphate synthase lyase subunit PdxS produces the protein MEKGTYRVKTGFAEMFKGGVIMDVTTADQARIAEEAGAVAVMALERVPADIRAQGGVARMADPQKIKEIQAAVSIPVMAKARIGHIAEARILEALGVDFVDESEVLTPADPFHHIDKWQFKVPFVCGCRDLGEAARRIAEGAAMIRTKGEAGTGNVIEAVRHMRLLNDQIRRMAGMSRAELVSYGKELGAPAEILELIQEHGRLPVVNFAAGGIATPADAALMRLLGCDGVFVGSGIFKSADPEKRAKAIVLACTNYDDPQVLAQVSMGLGEAMPGITIEAIPSAELMQHR